One window of the Rhipicephalus microplus isolate Deutch F79 chromosome 2, USDA_Rmic, whole genome shotgun sequence genome contains the following:
- the LOC142785101 gene encoding tissue factor pathway inhibitor 2-like — protein MSGQDSSEREKSPGRNSGSPRGHRVSKDKIQAEKEGDRNPCFLCMGTCFLLTVLLVVLAAAVVHFIRPQVALSGKEKDSPICNAPLVLTACDNETERYYFHYDPDKLLCLARYQLDPGCLDGKNRFTSAAECRKKCITGSSGKYGLPAECAEPVKAAPCTDGEIRQREHPYFFDSGNCTLQTGAKCLYGPNRFRSADECRETCLDVEEPACRVPRFQGSCRLIDKRFTHYYDRSLSACISWRTACLGGPNRHESSSACVKTCVRSFLENMLLQ, from the exons ATGTCTGGCCAAG ACAGCAGCGAGCGGGA AAAGTCACCTGGACGCAACAGCGGATCACCAAGAGGGCACCGCGTAAGCAAAGACAAGATACAAG CTGAAAAGGAAGGTGACCGCAACCCGTGCTTCTTGTGCATGGGCACCTGCTTCCTGCTGACGGTCCTCCTGGTCGTGCTCGCCGCTGCCGTCGTGCACTTCATCAGACCAC AGGTGGCACTCAGTGgtaaggaaaaag ACTCGCCCATATGCAATGCGCCACTCGTGCTGACGGCCTGCGACAACGAGACAGAGCGGTACTACTTCCATTACGACCCGGACAAACTGCTCTGCTTGGCGCGCTACCAGCTGGATCCCGGTTGCCTCGACGGAAAGAACCGCTTCACTAGCGCCGCCGAGTGTCGTAAAAAGTGCATCACGGGCTCATCCGGAAAATATG GTCTGCCGGCAGAGTGTGCAGAGCCCGTCAAAGCTGCCCCGTGTACAGATGGGGAGATTCGGCAGCGGGAACACCCTTACTTCTTCGACAGCGGTAACTGCACTCTACAGACGGGGGCCAAGTGCCTGTATGGACCCAACCGCTTCCGCTCCGCCGATGAATGTCGGGAGACGTGCCTTGACGTAG AGGAGCCAGCGTGTCGCGTGCCAAGGTTCCAAGGGTCTTGCCGGCTGATCGACAAGCGCTTCACGCACTACTACGACCGCTCGCTGTCAGCTTGCATCTCTTGGCGCACTGCTTGCCTCGGTGGACCCAACCGCCACGAGTCGAGCTCTGCCTGCGTGAAAACCTGCGTCCGAAGCTTCCTCGAGAACATGCTTCTACAATAA